The DNA window actggcaaattaaaagtcctattagcatgcttcggcatatacccaatTTGGccctttgaataataaaaaacataataataataataataataataataataataataatcatggataacaacaatagcctaattggtattcaaattaattttaatataaaggtttgttttttttcttaaaaagtggatCCTTTTTCAGATATTGGCctgattttctatttaattatgagattaacATCATATATCGTTGGAAAAAATAGGAATCTTTTCAAGTTCTTAATCAAAAACTGTGGTGTAtggtcatttattaggcaaataacaaactaagCAGCACATTCAACCTTactcagtcacaatttggccctttgaataataataaaaacaataataataataatattcatagataacaacaatagcctaaTTAGTATTCAAACTAATTGTAATaggggccacttttggtgcttcacaccttctTATACgtcattttttgtttcaataAAGAGGTTTAAGATGTAGATTTAAAGTTACTTgtgaaatgttttctctatttaccAACAATACAGCAGGTCAGTAGTGAAGGATGACTTCACATatgtcagattgtatgttttcttacagttattcgcctcattttctatttaattatgatatttacatcatatatcattataaaaaaataagaatctgttcaagttttaaattaaaaactgtggtCTGTTGTCATTTGTCAGGCAAATAACAAGCTGAGCAGCACGTTCAACTGTCCTCGGTCACAATTTGGccctttgaataataaaaaacataataataatattcatagaTGGCCTAATtagtattcaaattaattataatatgggccacttttggtgctacacacctttttaattttaataatcatCATCCGAGACACATTTAAGTGGATCGTTCATCAGTAGCTCATTCATGTGCACAGATAAGCATCAACATACATTACATAGCTTTAAATCATTTGATATATACAATAGCATTAGTATAAGGATAGTATTAGgtatttttaagattttaaaagtcCTTCAAGCACAAAATATGTGATGTTTTTAATGAATGCTGTTTTATATTTGGTTTCAGAGTGACTCTAAGCATAAGGATAAAGATAAGCACAAAGATAAAGAACATAAAGACAaagacaagaagaagaagaaggaacaCAAGAAGAAAGACGGTGGAAAGTCCTCCTCCTCCAGTGATTCGGTAATATTTCTGCTATTTAATGCACACACTGTAATAATGCATGCGTGGAATCTGAATGTATGAGTGTAAGGAGCAAAGTTTGCACTGGGAGTGAGCTGTTGTGCGTTTATTACATTAGTTGCATATGTAATGTTGGCAGACAGACTCGCACAAGAGATGTAGATATGGAGATAGAGCCTGAGGGCACAGGGTTGGGCTCCATGAATGAAAGATAGCAGCGTATCGTAAAACAGGTTGATCGACAGGTGTGGTCTTTCTGTTTTGGTGCACTCTAAAAAAGGCTGGGCTCACATAactcaacattgggtcaaatatggacaaacccaaccccTGAGCTCAAAAACGTGTAAGGACAAACCCAATGGTAGAGTTATGAAGCATCATTTACattcaattttaaaatgttaacacaATCGTTGCGTCAAATATGGCCTAacacaactgttgggttaaaattttCGTTTATATAAACCCAATGGCTGtgtcaaaaatgtaatttaaattgaatGACCACCAACGTTGGGTCAAGTATACTGTAGACAAACTAttggattaaaaatatatatggacAAGCCCAATGGTGATTATAAAGTataatttaaacttaatttaaaaaattttacacatttgttgggtcaaatatggacaagcacaactgttgggttaaaaagtgtcaatTATATAAACAAACCCAATGGTTGGATTAAATAGTATAAatcaaattgaattgaaaaaaattaccaccaatgttgggtcaaatatggacaaacccaactgttgggttaaaaattgCTATTAGTAAAAAAATCACCAACAGTGTTGGGttgaatatggacaaacccaaccctTGGGCTCACAAACATGTAAGGACA is part of the Danio rerio strain Tuebingen ecotype United States chromosome 15, GRCz12tu, whole genome shotgun sequence genome and encodes:
- the wu:fb18f06 gene encoding uncharacterized protein wu:fb18f06 isoform X1 — translated: MDLAAAVGDEEVKKKEGKQVEGIFGKKDKDKDKSKDKSDSKHKDKDKHKDKEHKDKDKKKKKEHKKKDGGKSSSSSDSD